From one Humulus lupulus chromosome 8, drHumLupu1.1, whole genome shotgun sequence genomic stretch:
- the LOC133795636 gene encoding uncharacterized protein LOC133795636: MDHEHGMGATEGSCSNKYEQEMAQLRAVVNRQAEQIEKLLAEQRQRQALTPPTETPTPPQAPPAVHPMEPLYERFRKQRPPVFEGSTDPLDAQDWKSSLEDIFEFMQLSDREKVSCAAHTLKKDVKIWWEVVKQTREVNQMTWAEFELVFNEKFYNEAVLTAKVSEFTRLQQGNLSVAEYARTFDRLAKFAPDLVNTETSRVNRFLEGLQPELARDVDMGPKAVTSMPRRDTPFNKEQSRFHNDNKRGAQNFQFRQGQNKKFKGGQQNRQPGFQQMPRCQTCGKNHFGECGLLTKSCFKCGKGDHFIKDCPLMKNQQIKDEPQRTNARVFTITQADADTNNSVVSGDIFASGILTHALIDSGATHSFASLTYVKRLGRSCEKLSEVFSTMLPSGEILRKTVIFKPSEEDEFMFTGATSKSCIPLISAMKARRLLESGCVGYLASVVDTYKEQKLKPEDVPVVRDFLEVFLEDLPGLPPDREIEFVIELLPGTAPVSKAPYRMAPAELKELKIQLQELLDKKFIRPSFSPWGAPVLFVKKKDGTMRMCIDYRELNKLTIKNKYPLPRIDDLFDQLQGRGVFSKIDLRSGYHQLKIREEDVPKTAFRTRYGHYEFLVMPFGLTNAPAAFMDLMNRVFKDYLDKFVIVFIDDILVYSRSQEEHEEHLRLTLEKLKEKQLYAKFKKCEF, encoded by the exons ATGGATCATGAACATGGTATGGGGGCTACTGAAGGCTCTTGCAGCAATAAATATGAACAAGAAATGGCTCAACTTCGAGCGGTGGTGAATAGACAGGCTGAACAAATTGAGAAGTTGTTAGCAGAACAACGACAAAGGCAAGCACTAACACCACCTACTGAAACTCCAACACCTCCACAAGCTCCACCTGCAGTGCACCCCATGGAACCATTATATGAACGGTTCCGAAAACAACGCCCACCAGTATTTGAAGGTAGCACTGACCCACTTGACGCACAAGACTGGAAGAGTTCTTTAGAAGACATCTTTGAGTTCATGCAACTAAGTGACAGGGAAAAAGTTTCTTGTGCTGCACATACACTTAAAAAGGATGTTaagatctggtgggaagtggttaaGCAGACTAGAGAAGTGAATCAGATGACTTGGGCAGAATTTGAACTGGTCTTCAATGAGAAGTTTTATAATGAAGCTGTGTTGACTGCCAAAGTAAGTGAGTTCACTAGATTGCAACAGGGGAATCTATCAGTGGCTGAGTACGCCAGGACATTTGAccggttagccaagtttgcaccagacttgGTTAACACTGAAACTAGTAGAGTGAATCGCTTCCTGGAGGGTCTACAACCAGAATTGGCTAGAGATGTAGATATGGGAC ctAAAGCTGTTACTAGCATGCCTCGTAGAGACACTCCATTCAACAAAGAACAAAGCCGCTTTCACAATGACAACAAAAGAGGGGCCCAGAATTTCCAATTTAGACAAGGACAGAATAAGAAATTTAAAGGAGGTCAGCAAAACAGGCAACCTGGATTCCAACAAATGCCACGATGTCAAACTTGTGGAAAGAATCATTTCGGGGAGTGCGGGCTTCTAACTAAGAGCTGCTTCAAATGTGGCAAGGGGGATCATTTTATCAAAGATTGTCCATTGATGAAGAACCAACAAATAAAGGATGAACCTCAGAGGACAAATGCTAGGGTGTTCACGATTACTCAGGCTGATGCTGATACCAACAACTCTGTTGTGTCAGGTGATATTTTTGCATCTGGTATTCTCACTCATGCATTAATAGATTCAGGTGCCACGCATTCATTTGCATCATTGACATATGTAAAAAGGTTGGGTAGATCGTGTGAAAAATTGTCAGAagtttttagtacaatgttaccatcTGGAGAGATTCT aaggaaaacAGTGATATTTAAGCCTTCAGAGGAAGATGAGTTTATGTTTACTGGAGCGACATCAAAAAGTTGCATTCCATTAATTTCTGCTATGAAGGCCAGGCGACTGTTGGAAAGTGGATGTGTGGGTTATctcgccagtgtggttgacacgtaTAAGGAACAAAAGTTAAAACCGGAAGATGTACCGGTAGTTAGAGATTTCTTAGAAGTATTTCTAGAAGATTTACCGGGATTGCCTCCagacagagaaattgaatttgtgattgagctACTTCCTGGTACAGCCCCTGTGTCCaaagcaccttatagaatggcaccagcagaactaaaggaattaaagatacagttgcaagaactcctggataaaaagtttatcaggcctagtttttcaccatggggagctccggtgctatttgtgaagaaaaaggatgggacgatgcgaatgtgtattgattatagagaattgaacaagttgacaatcaagaataagtatccacttcctagaattgatgatctttttgatcaattacaaggaagaggagtgttttcaaagattgatttgagatctgggtatcatcaattaaagattagagaagaggatgtaccaaagaccgcatttcgaactcggtatggccattatgagttccttgtgatgccatttggattaactaatgctccagccgcattcatggacttgatgaacagggtgtttaaggactaCCTTGATAAGTTTGTAatagtgtttattgatgatatcttggtgtattctcgatcccaagaagaacatgaggaacatttgaggttgacgttggagaaattaaaagaaaaacaactctatgccaaatttaagaaatgtgaattt